The sequence below is a genomic window from Thalassomonas haliotis.
GCGGCAGTACCGTATCCTGGCGCAAAATATCATAATTGAGCTCGGTATCCGCCCAGATATGGGTGATATGGCTGAAAAAGAACGATGCGACCAGGCCTAAAACGACAGGGCGGGCGAATACGGTTTTTTGCAGTTGCTTTAAATGCTTCCAGGCATAATTGCTGATCACAAGTTCAGCGGCGAGAATAACCAGGCATAATACTATCGAGATAAACCAGAAAGACCTGGGATCATCTTGTATTTGATTGCTAATCAGCGCCAGGATCTGATCGCTCGATGAGGCATTTAAATGATAGCCGAGACGGGTATAGATAAAGGCATCAAGAATGAGCAGCAGTAATCCCAGGGTAAATATCAGTGAAGCACTGGTGCGGATAAACCGGGTATACGGAAACAACAAGGTTAACGGAAACACGATCAGCACAAAACTGATAAAGGTCAGGAACGCCATATGGCTGAGCCAGGTGGTCACTAAATAGATTTGACCCAGCAGGGATTCAGGACTCGACTCGCTAAACAAATAAAACGAAGACAGGGCGATGGCAATGGCAATATTAAAAAACGTGAACCAGTGGCTCCAGCTGATTAATTGCAATAATCGCTTGCTGTAGGTTTTTCGGTCAAATGACAGCATGGATGATGATTATTCTCTGGTAAATGGAAAATACTATTAGCTAAATAGTGGTTTTTAATGTGATTTTTGTACAGATTTTTTCAAAGCAGTCGTAAAATTGTTTACTATTGCTTCTCTTTGCTGTTCGGGAACCTGATTATTTAAAATTTCTGTGATGGTATTTCCAAGGCACATCAGAGCTAAATCGGGGGTTGCGCCTTCGTCAACTAAAACATTTAATAAATCTTGGATAATTTTTTCTACACGTTCATTGGAATACTTGGATACAATGGGCATCTTTTACACTTAATTGCTGATGATAAACTGGCGCGTAGTTTATCAAATGCCTGAACAATATAATACTGACCTTTAACTATGAGCTTAATAATTTCCAATATAGCCCTGCATTTTTTATCGAAAAAAGAAGAAACTGGCGAAGTTTTGCTGCAATTTGGCCCAGAATCCATAGAAATAGGCCAGAAGATCCAGAACTTTGTCGATGCGCTGCATAGCATTTATAACGGCAAGGGCAGTAAAGCCTACGGTAATTTCAGCACCAACTCAGGCGCCGGTGACAGCGCCAGTTTTGTCGATATCATGGAAAGCTACCTTTCTGACGTACAAAACTTTTATAATTTCAGTGTCCAGGGCGCCAATATGCTGAAAAATGAGCTGGGCAAATATGATCTGGCTGAAACCGGCTACCTGGTGATTTGCCATTACGAACATATGGGCGGCCGTTACCTGCTGGCGGCGGTGATCCCGGTGTCCGAGCATTACAGCGTTGACGGCGAGCTTAATATTTCCGCCGATCAGCACTTAGACACCGAACGTTTGCAGCTGGCGGCGCGGATTGATTTATTCGACTACCAGCAAAACCCCCAGGGTAACCGTTATATCTCTTTTATCAAGGGGCGCGCCGGACGTAAGGTTTCGGACTTCTTTTTAGACTTCCTCGGCTGCGAAGAAGGCATAGATGCCAAAGAGCAGAGCCAGACCCTGGTGCAGGCGGTGGAAGATTATGTCAACGTCAACCAGCTCGATCCGGAAGAAAAGCAGCAAACCCGTAAAGAGCTGCTCAGCTACTGTAAAGAGCAAAAAGAAACCGGGCAGGATGTTTCCTTAAAAGAAGTGTCCCAGGTGATGGGCAGCGAAGAAAAAGAGCAGGACTTTTATCAGTTTTGCCAGGAGCAGTCGTATCCGATAGAAGAATCTTTCCCCCACGACCAGGCGGTGATTAACAAGGTAACCAAGTATTCCGGTTACGGTAACGGCATCAGCGTCAGTTTCGACCGGGGGCATTTTGGCCGCGATGTGGTTTATAATCCGGTGCAGGAAACCTTAACCATACATAAAGTGCCGCCTAATTTAAAAGACCAGCTGCTTAATTTGTTAAAAACCGAGCAGGGCGCACAAGAAGAAAGCGAATAATCCTGCCGGGTTATGATAAAATGGTTAATTGCACAGCAGTTAACGCATGAAGCTTTTGTCAGACTGCTCACCGGAAAGCTGAATTAGAGCACCAGTCCATATGTCCAGGCATATGGTTTATTTTTGCCGTAGCGGAAGTCGTTTTCCGTTATGGCGGTATTAAAGACGTATTACAGACGTAAATTAAAAATAGGTAAGATCCATGACAACATTAACCATTACCCGTCCCGATGACTGGCATGTACATTTGCGCGACGGCGCGGTTTTAACCAACACGGTAGCCGATATCAGTCGTTATTTTGGCCGGGCGATCGTTATGCCAAACCTGGTGCCGCCGGTAACCGATGCTAAATCCGCCAAAGCCTATTACGACCGTATCATGGCGCAGCAACCGGAAGCGCATTTTACCCCTTTGATGGTGTTATATCTTACCGATGAAACCAGGCCACAAGATATCATTGACGCCAAGGCACAGGGCCTGGTGGTTGCCGCTAAACTTTATCCTGCCGGCGCCACCACCAATTCTTCTTCCGGTGTTACCGATATCGGCAAGTTAGGCCCGGTCTTTGCCGCCATGGAGCAGGTCGGCATGTTGCTGCTTATCCATGGTGAAGTCACCGACAATGACATCGATATCTTTGACCGCGAAGGAGTCTTTATTGAAAGAACCTTAAGGCCTCTGGTGGCCCAATACCCTAATCTAAAAGTGGTGCTTGAGCATATTACCACCAAAAATGCCGTGGAATTTGTCAACGAAGCCGGCAGCAATGTGGCCGCAACCATTACCGCCCATCATTTATTGTTTAACCGCAATCATATGCTGGTTGGCGGCATACGTCCTCATTACTTCTGTTTGCCTATCCTGAAACGTAATATCCATCAGCAGGCGCTGATAGAAGCGGCAACCAGCGGCAGCGAGAAATTTTTCCTGGGGACGGACTCAGCACCGCACACTCAACAGGCCAAAGAAACCGCCTGTGGCTGCGCCGGCGCCTATACCGCCCATGCCGCGATTGAGCTTTATGCCGAAGCGTTTGAAGAAGCAGGCGCCCTGGATAAACTTGAAGCGTTTGCCAGCCTGAACGGTCCGCGTTTTTACGGCTTGGCTGTTAACGCTGATAAAATTACCTTAGAGAAGAAAAGCTGGCAGGTAGCGGGTAGTTTGCCTTTTGGCGAAGACAGGGTGATCCCGATCCGTGCAGACGATACCATCGCCTGGCAAGTGAAAGGTTAAGGGAGCAAAGATGCAATTATTTGTAAACGACTTAACGGTGATCGACTTTTCCTATTTGTGTAAGCAAAGGGGCATAGTCGGTGAAAGCTGGATAGTGGATGTCTTGCTTGACGGCGACTTAAACGAGCAAAGCATGGTGTTGGACTTTGCCATAGTCAAAAAACAGATCAAAGCTATCATTGATGACGCGGTAGATCATAAGTTATTGTTACCTAACAAAGAACCAGGGTTACGCGTTACTGACTCTGTTGATAACGACCAGCATGAATACGTGGACTTCGCCTCCGATGTCGGCAGTTATTACCTGCAGTCGCCTAAATGCGCCTTTGCCAAAATTGACAGTGAGGCGGTAACGATTGAAGCCGTGACTGCCCATTTGCAAACCATTATCAAGCAGCAATTGCCCGGCAATATCCAGGGCTTAACTTTGCAGCTGCGGCCGGAAAAAATCGACGGATTTTATTATCACTATACCCATGGCTTGAAAAAACATGACGGCAACTGTCAGCGTATCGCCCATGGCCACAGATCAAAAATCCAGCTTTATAAAAATGACATGCGCTCTATTTCTTTAGAGAAAAACTGGTGTCGGCGCTGGCAGGATATTTACCTGGCCAGTGAAGAAGACAGAAGCAGCTTTGAAGAAATCCAGTTATCGGCGCCGGCAAAAGAAGCGTTAATTAAGGCACAATCGGCATCTGCTGATCAGGATAAAAAGGTGTCCGGGCATCAATATTTTGCTTATCATGCCCCTCAGGGACGTTTTGATATTGCGGTACCGGAAAACATCCTGGAAGTGGTTGACTGTGATTCTACCGTGGAATTGCTGGCGGATTATATTGCCCGGCAACTCAAGAAAACGTCTCCACGAGATAACTTTAAAGTGGTAGCTTTTGAAGGGGTCGCCAAAGGAGCCATAGCCGATGTCTAGAAAACTGCTTTCTTATGTTTGTTTGGGGTTGCTTTGTACAGCGGTTCCGGCAACCGTCAGCGGCCATGGCGATGGTCACAAAGACCAGAGCCAGAGCCAAGCCAGGTTAACGCTTTTTGGTGAGATTCAGCAAGGGGGTCTGGTTGTCGGGAAGACCTCGGCGGCGAATACCGTCAAGCTTGATGATCAGGAGTTGCAGCTGTCGCCTCAAGGGGAGTTCGTTTTTGGTTTTGGCCGGGACGACAGCAAAAAGTATCACCTGCAGGTGATTTCGCCAAACGGTGCGATCCGAGAACAATACCTGACGCCCGCCAAGCGTGAATATAACATTCAACGCATTGAAGGCATCAAAAAAAGCATTATGAAGCCTAATCCTAAGGCGGTTGCCCGCTCGCAAAAGGATAATGCGCAAATTGCCAAGGCAAGAAGAACCGCCAGCGCCCTTACCAGCTTTGCCGGCGGTTTTATCGCGCCGATTGACGGCACCATTACCGGTGTTTACGGCAGCCAGCGGGTATTTAACGGTGAGCCGAAACGTCCGCATTTCGGTTTGGATTACGCCGGAGATGTCGGCGATCCGGTTAAAGCCCCGGCATCGGGTAAAGTGCTGTTATATGTACCGGACATGTTTTATTCCGGCGGTACCATGATCATAGATCACGGCCAGGGCATAACGACGACCTTTTTGCATTTAAGCGATGCCTATGTCAAAGCCGGCGACGAGGTTAAACAGGGCCAGGTGGTGGCGGCAGTCGGTAAAAGCGGCCGGGCAACCGGTCCCCATTTAGACTGGCGCATTAACTGGTTCAATGTTCGCCTGGATCCCGCTTTGGCGTTAAAGCTAGCTCCGCTATAATGAAGTTATGGCGGCCAACCCAAGCATGCTTATTGTTATGATAAAAATACTTTTATTGGCCGCTTTAGTTTTTTCCTCTGGCTATGGCCAGGCCCGGACCCTTTCGGTGGGCTGGGAAATCTGGTACCCCTACCAGTATCGCAATAAGGCCCAGCAGTTGCTTGGTGCAGATTTAGAAATTTTAAATACCGTAGCAAAACACAGCGGTTTTACCCTGCGTTATAGTGAAATTCCCTGGCGGCGTTTGCTGCAATTTGTCAAAACCGGTGAAATGGATATTGCCATGGGGGCCTCTTATAATGCTGAGCGGGCACAAAGTGCTTATTACTCTGTGCCGTATCGCCTTGAAGTGATCCGCCTGTTCATGAAAAAGGGCCGGTTAGCAAAATTTACCCTTCATTCCCTGACGGATATAAGAGCCAGTGATTACATGATAGGCATTGAGGGCGGGTATTATTACGGTGAAGTGTTCGCCGGTTTAATGAAAGATCCGGCATTTAGTGCCCATTTCAGAGAAGCCGTTGATATCGAAGGCAATGTGTCAATGCTGGTTAAAGGGCAAATTGATGGTTTTCTGGTGGATCCCAATACTATGCAGGCCTTTAGTAAACGATATGCCATGGAAGAAGAGTTTGAAATGCACCCTATGGTGGTTTATCAGAGCGATATTCACTTTCTGCTCAGTAAGGCATCGGTATCGGCCGATGAATTTGCCCGTTTTAACCAGGCACTGACAGCCATGTCTGATAGCGGCCAATTGCAGCAGATCCTCAATGCCTGGTCGATATATGGCCAGTAGCCCCCGGCTTATTGCTCTCTGTTTGCCAATAAAATATTGTCTTAACCTGAACTCGGCTTGTCTTAAGGAAAGTAAGGAAAAGTTTTGTCGTATCCAGACCCGGAAAGTGTGTTAGCAAGTGAACCGTTTATCTCTTTCGCCAACGGCGATTTGATCTCTTATCAGTTAATTCCCGTGCCTGCCGGCGATGACAGGCCATATCTGGTGTTTTTGCATGAAGGCCTGGGATGCCAGGCGCTGTGGAAAGGCTTTCCTGAATTGTTGTGTCAGGCCACCGCTTGTCCCGGCCTGGTGTATGACCGCTTGGGTTACGGCCAATCCTCGCCGTTAAGGCACACTCGTACTCTTGATTATATGCATGATTATGCCCGGCAAGAATTGCCTCAGGTATTAAAAGCGGTGATCCCGGGCAAAACCTTTATTTTAATCGGCCATTCTGACGGCGGCAGTATCAGTCTTATCTACGGCGCCGATCATAAAGACAGGCAAAGGTCATTACTTAAAGGCATCATCACCGAAGCCGCCCATGTGTTTGTAGAGCCGGAAACCATTGTCGGCATAGAAGCCGCGGCCCTTGCCTGGCAAGCGGGTAAACTTAAAGGTTTGGCTAAATATCACGGCGATAAAACGGAAAATATTTTTAAGGCCTGGGCCGATACCTGGCTGACGGACTGGTTCAGGTTATGGAATATAGAGGCTTTATTGCCGGAAATAACCGCGCCTTTGCTGGTGCTCCAGGGGCAGGAGGATCAATATGGCTCAAGCGCCCAGGTGGATGCCATAGTGCAGCAATCGTCGGGACCCGCCGAAGCTCGAATGCTTGAAGATTGCCGGCATACGCCGCATCTGGAGGCGCAGGAACTTGTGTTACATCAGATGGCAGACTTTATAAAGCGTTTAACTTAGCTTCACTTAACAAGCCGGGAGTTAACACCCGGCTTTTAATGTCGTTTATCAGCAGATAATACCCGCGTCAAATAACGCATCTATTTTGCTTTGGCTATAACCTAAGTCTTGCGCCAACAATTGCCGGGTATGCTGGCCTAAATTAGGTGAGGCGCTTTTATACTCCAGCGGCGTTTGCGATAAATTAATCGGCGAGGCTATGGTGTTAATTAAATCACCGTTTTCATCCGGCACTTGCTTGATCATTTTCCTGTGTTTGATCTGCGGATGCCTGACTACCTGCTCCAGGGTATTTACCGCGCCGCAGGGCACAGAGATTTGTTCCAGTTCATTGACCCACCAGGCGGTAGGGTGCCGGGCAAGCTTTTGCGCGATTATCGGAATAAGCTGCTTGCGGTTTAACACCCGGGCAGCGTTGCTGCTAAAGCGGCTTGTTTGTGCCAGCTCGGCGCAACCGGCCAGGCGGCAAAATTTGTCAAATTGCCGGTCATTGCCTATTGCCAGGATCAGGTTGCCGTCCTGGGTGGCAAATGTCTGGTACGGCACAATATTGGGATGGCCGTTGCCCAGCCTTTGCGGGTTTTCACCGGTGGCGAGATAATTCATGCCCTGGTTGGCTAAAATGGCCAGCTGAACATCGAGCAGGGAAATATCGATGTATTGGCCTTGCCCTTTGCTGGTCGTATGCCTGGCGAGCAGGGCCGCTAAAATGGCGTTACAGCTGTATAGGCCGGTGGCAATATCCACCAGGGCGACACCGACTTTCATCGGCGCGCCGTCCGGCTCACCGGTCAGGCTCATCAGGCCGCCTTCACCCTGGATCATGGCATCATAACCGGCTTTATGGGCGCAGGGACCGTTTTGGCCAAACCCTGTGATCGAGCAGTATACCAATTTGGGATTAAGTGCCTTGAGGCTCGCATAATCCAGGCCGTATTGCTTTAAACCGCCCACTTTATAGTTTTCGATCACCACATCCGCCTGCCGGATCAGCTCTTTTAGCAGCTGCTGACCCTGAGCTTTGGTGATGTCGACAGCTATGGACTGTTTGTTGCGGTTGGCGCAATGAAAATAAGCGGCATTTTTTGCCCTTGTTGCCGGCGAAGTCTCTTTTGCCGCGGAAATTTTATTGGCGTCAGGGGAGATAAACGGCGGTCCCCATAAACGGGTATCATCACCTTTGCCCGGCCGCTCAACCTTGATCACTTGCGCCCCCATATCCGCGAGCATTTGCGATGCCCAGGGGCCTGCTAAAATACGACTTAAGTCAATGACTTTAATGTTATCTAAAGCTGCTGTCATTGGAAAAATGCCCGGCTCATATTGCCACTTTATCAAGTTATAAACCGGTATGGTAATTCAGCAAGCGCGAAAGGGGAAATATAATAGTCTGATTATTTTATGGTTTGCCGAAGTTCTCTCGGTCAGCCGACACGCTGCCTAAGCGGTTGAACTATCCTGGTGTAAGTTTTTTAATATTTGACACTCCCCGACAATATCATTGGGACAGGATGTTGATAAGGCATGCAATGTCTGTTCAAGCTGGCTAAGCTCTGAAATGGTGCGCCGGACTTTTTCCAGTTGTTGCTCAATCAGCGAGTCCACTTCGCGGCAGGATGAAGTTTTATCCGACTGCACCTGTATCAGGGTTTTAATATCTTCCAGCGGAATTTGCAGCTCGCGGCAGCGCCTGATAAAAATCAAACGTTCAATATCTGCCTTTTGGTATTCCCGGTAACCGTTGGCGTTACGACAGGCCGGTGGCAGCAGGGAGATATCTTCATAATAACGAATGGTTTTGCACGATACCTGGGTTAATTTGGCGAGTTGGCTGATTTTCAAAAGTCTTGACCTTACCGTTACTGGAAGGTTTATGATGCAGGCATTATCCGTTCAATTCAAACAATAACTCGCTTTATTGCCTATTTTTTACAGCATATGGATCGCCTGGCTCATTTTTTTCAATTGTTGATAAAATCTCTCCCTTTGACCTGGGGTTATTTGCTGGTGGCTATTATCAGCTTACAGTCGGCTTTTGCTGTCACTGATTTCAGCGACTCCTGTAAATTGAGCCAAGCTGTCAGCGCTAAAAGCGGCTATATGGCTGAGTATGCCGGTCAGGCAAAAGCTGGGCCGCTGGATACCCAAGGGCAGGGGGCTCAGCATGAAGATTGCGCTGAGTGTAGCTGTAAATCTTGTCCTTGCTGCTCAAATGTAACCTTTGCCCTGGGGGCACTGTTTCCTTTATTTGACAGTTTAGAGCCCTTTCGCTTTGCTTTTGAGCCGACACGGTTTGATAGTCCCTATTATTTATTGTTGCGCCCGCCGAAAATCTGATCCTTTAGACTTATTTACTCTTTTTCGAACTTAGTCATTCGAAACCGGCTGGTTTATTTAAAGAAACCGCCATTTTCATTGGATCAAACAGGATAAAACACAGATGTTTTATAGTTTTAATGCGCCTTTTCAAGGTGCAGACTTGCTACGTCCGCTAGCAAAAAGCTCAGCGGCGATTAGTTTATTGCTGCTGAGCTTTAGTGCAACCGCCGAAAACAAGCCACAGGAGCTGTCGCCGGATAAGGTGAAAGGCAACAACTTAACCTTAGCCTCGGCCATTAAACGCACCCTAAAAGAAAACCCGTCGTTAAAAGTATTCAGCTACCGGCAAACCGCCCTTGAAGGCCGGCAACAACAGCAAGCTTTAACACCGGGTTATGAGCTTGGCGTTGAACTGGAAAACTTTGCCGGCACAGGTGATTTGAGCGGCATTGGCGCTGCCGGGTTCACGGTTTCCTTATCTTCGGTGCTTGAAATGGCGGATAAGCGGGCCGCACGCCTCGGCGTCGTCAATAACCGTACCCGGGTTGTTGCAGCCGAGCGAAAGCTTGCCTCGTTAAATCTGCTGGCTGAGGTTACCCGCAGGTACATAGCCGTACTGGGGGGACAGGAGCGTGTGTTGCTGGCGATAGAGGCCAGGCAACTGGCACAAGAAACGCTGCAGGAAGTAGAAAAACGCTTTAACGCCGGTGCTGCTCCCGGGGCAGAAGTCAAACGGGCGACGGCGGCTGTCGGCAATGCAAACCTGACGGTTTTTGGCGAACGGCAACAGCTTGAGCAGAGCAAACTTGCCTTAGCCATGATGTGGCAGCAAAGCGAGCCTTCATTTTCCCGGGTGCAGGGAGATCTCTTCAACTTCCCGGCCGATATAG
It includes:
- the pyrC gene encoding dihydroorotase — its product is MTTLTITRPDDWHVHLRDGAVLTNTVADISRYFGRAIVMPNLVPPVTDAKSAKAYYDRIMAQQPEAHFTPLMVLYLTDETRPQDIIDAKAQGLVVAAKLYPAGATTNSSSGVTDIGKLGPVFAAMEQVGMLLLIHGEVTDNDIDIFDREGVFIERTLRPLVAQYPNLKVVLEHITTKNAVEFVNEAGSNVAATITAHHLLFNRNHMLVGGIRPHYFCLPILKRNIHQQALIEAATSGSEKFFLGTDSAPHTQQAKETACGCAGAYTAHAAIELYAEAFEEAGALDKLEAFASLNGPRFYGLAVNADKITLEKKSWQVAGSLPFGEDRVIPIRADDTIAWQVKG
- a CDS encoding DUF1414 domain-containing protein, with the protein product MPIVSKYSNERVEKIIQDLLNVLVDEGATPDLALMCLGNTITEILNNQVPEQQREAIVNNFTTALKKSVQKSH
- a CDS encoding M23 family metallopeptidase; protein product: MSRKLLSYVCLGLLCTAVPATVSGHGDGHKDQSQSQARLTLFGEIQQGGLVVGKTSAANTVKLDDQELQLSPQGEFVFGFGRDDSKKYHLQVISPNGAIREQYLTPAKREYNIQRIEGIKKSIMKPNPKAVARSQKDNAQIAKARRTASALTSFAGGFIAPIDGTITGVYGSQRVFNGEPKRPHFGLDYAGDVGDPVKAPASGKVLLYVPDMFYSGGTMIIDHGQGITTTFLHLSDAYVKAGDEVKQGQVVAAVGKSGRATGPHLDWRINWFNVRLDPALALKLAPL
- a CDS encoding TolC family protein, whose translation is MFYSFNAPFQGADLLRPLAKSSAAISLLLLSFSATAENKPQELSPDKVKGNNLTLASAIKRTLKENPSLKVFSYRQTALEGRQQQQALTPGYELGVELENFAGTGDLSGIGAAGFTVSLSSVLEMADKRAARLGVVNNRTRVVAAERKLASLNLLAEVTRRYIAVLGGQERVLLAIEARQLAQETLQEVEKRFNAGAAPGAEVKRATAAVGNANLTVFGERQQLEQSKLALAMMWQQSEPSFSRVQGDLFNFPADIEFGRLFAKVKQNPAILVLAGEERLKAAEIRLARARAKADIKWSVGLKQNQALDDTAITAGFSLPLFTPERNQGALVSAQAGREQVLARKESAELKLGSQLFLAYSSRKQAIFTARSLQNTIIPTLQQALDETQVAYQSGRYSYLDYITARQELLFARRALIEAGIAALSYGADIEQLIAEPLSVSSSPIASGQGLKNDFQGLTQ
- the yejK gene encoding nucleoid-associated protein YejK — its product is MSLIISNIALHFLSKKEETGEVLLQFGPESIEIGQKIQNFVDALHSIYNGKGSKAYGNFSTNSGAGDSASFVDIMESYLSDVQNFYNFSVQGANMLKNELGKYDLAETGYLVICHYEHMGGRYLLAAVIPVSEHYSVDGELNISADQHLDTERLQLAARIDLFDYQQNPQGNRYISFIKGRAGRKVSDFFLDFLGCEEGIDAKEQSQTLVQAVEDYVNVNQLDPEEKQQTRKELLSYCKEQKETGQDVSLKEVSQVMGSEEKEQDFYQFCQEQSYPIEESFPHDQAVINKVTKYSGYGNGISVSFDRGHFGRDVVYNPVQETLTIHKVPPNLKDQLLNLLKTEQGAQEESE
- a CDS encoding substrate-binding periplasmic protein, with translation MIKILLLAALVFSSGYGQARTLSVGWEIWYPYQYRNKAQQLLGADLEILNTVAKHSGFTLRYSEIPWRRLLQFVKTGEMDIAMGASYNAERAQSAYYSVPYRLEVIRLFMKKGRLAKFTLHSLTDIRASDYMIGIEGGYYYGEVFAGLMKDPAFSAHFREAVDIEGNVSMLVKGQIDGFLVDPNTMQAFSKRYAMEEEFEMHPMVVYQSDIHFLLSKASVSADEFARFNQALTAMSDSGQLQQILNAWSIYGQ
- a CDS encoding Cd(II)/Pb(II)-responsive transcriptional regulator → MKISQLAKLTQVSCKTIRYYEDISLLPPACRNANGYREYQKADIERLIFIRRCRELQIPLEDIKTLIQVQSDKTSSCREVDSLIEQQLEKVRRTISELSQLEQTLHALSTSCPNDIVGECQILKNLHQDSSTA
- a CDS encoding CaiB/BaiF CoA transferase family protein; this translates as MTAALDNIKVIDLSRILAGPWASQMLADMGAQVIKVERPGKGDDTRLWGPPFISPDANKISAAKETSPATRAKNAAYFHCANRNKQSIAVDITKAQGQQLLKELIRQADVVIENYKVGGLKQYGLDYASLKALNPKLVYCSITGFGQNGPCAHKAGYDAMIQGEGGLMSLTGEPDGAPMKVGVALVDIATGLYSCNAILAALLARHTTSKGQGQYIDISLLDVQLAILANQGMNYLATGENPQRLGNGHPNIVPYQTFATQDGNLILAIGNDRQFDKFCRLAGCAELAQTSRFSSNAARVLNRKQLIPIIAQKLARHPTAWWVNELEQISVPCGAVNTLEQVVRHPQIKHRKMIKQVPDENGDLINTIASPINLSQTPLEYKSASPNLGQHTRQLLAQDLGYSQSKIDALFDAGIIC
- a CDS encoding alpha/beta fold hydrolase gives rise to the protein MSYPDPESVLASEPFISFANGDLISYQLIPVPAGDDRPYLVFLHEGLGCQALWKGFPELLCQATACPGLVYDRLGYGQSSPLRHTRTLDYMHDYARQELPQVLKAVIPGKTFILIGHSDGGSISLIYGADHKDRQRSLLKGIITEAAHVFVEPETIVGIEAAALAWQAGKLKGLAKYHGDKTENIFKAWADTWLTDWFRLWNIEALLPEITAPLLVLQGQEDQYGSSAQVDAIVQQSSGPAEARMLEDCRHTPHLEAQELVLHQMADFIKRLT
- a CDS encoding 6-carboxytetrahydropterin synthase, with protein sequence MQLFVNDLTVIDFSYLCKQRGIVGESWIVDVLLDGDLNEQSMVLDFAIVKKQIKAIIDDAVDHKLLLPNKEPGLRVTDSVDNDQHEYVDFASDVGSYYLQSPKCAFAKIDSEAVTIEAVTAHLQTIIKQQLPGNIQGLTLQLRPEKIDGFYYHYTHGLKKHDGNCQRIAHGHRSKIQLYKNDMRSISLEKNWCRRWQDIYLASEEDRSSFEEIQLSAPAKEALIKAQSASADQDKKVSGHQYFAYHAPQGRFDIAVPENILEVVDCDSTVELLADYIARQLKKTSPRDNFKVVAFEGVAKGAIADV